One Gemmatimonadales bacterium genomic window carries:
- a CDS encoding molybdopterin-dependent oxidoreductase translates to MSLNRRRFLQTMGGGVAGLSFAEACGVRWSEEQAGPGWAPGLEERRNSTCLICPSRCGIRGRVVDGRLVRIDGNPLHPLSRGGLCPRGPAAVQTLYHPERLRTPLVRVGAPGAGSWRAVSYDGALSLLARQLGQLRSAGRPETLAVLAGYCAGSMDEAWRQFLRAYGSPNYVADAYGDGTEAIMAAMHGIARRPGYDLERANLVLSFGAPLFEAWWSPLQAYVAYGRPADSRRRHSRFIQVDTRFSRTAAHAHEWVGVRPRTHAVLALGIAYVLIKEDRIEAEFVARHVSGFEDWTDAQGTAHEGYRSIVLRNYRTEEVSEATGVPVERIVGLAKAFADTTPALAVCGPDVTHAPDGLAAGLAIHSLNVLMGNVNRPGGVLFADDPPLASFPAVVMDDVARRGLATIPVAASAPFGAPSARRLAEGIASASAPPIEALVLYYANPLASATDRDAWADALGRVPFVVSFSPFLDQSARHANLVIPDLLPHERWQDGPTPFSYPYPTWGVARPLVTPGAGGRSAGDLMLALAARLGGGVAASLPWASFEDLLKARARGLYDAHRGMPLGDDFETAQQRQMEERGWWLASAPDFESFWTAVEERGGWTDPFFDDTDPARLSRTASGRIELMPEQLRRQADLAGRPPRLYLFAAPDQPTPAFPLRLSPYRLSTLASGTLELAPWLAERPTIFPDVHWIPWVEVHPVTARELGLDDGTMAWVVSLRGRYRAQVKHFAGTARDGLGAPYGLSHPSGEPANPLQLLDGAADPLTDLPSWCTTFVRLERA, encoded by the coding sequence GTGAGCTTGAATCGCCGTCGCTTCCTGCAGACGATGGGCGGAGGGGTAGCCGGCCTCTCCTTCGCCGAAGCGTGCGGGGTGAGGTGGTCGGAGGAGCAGGCCGGGCCCGGATGGGCGCCGGGCCTCGAGGAGCGGCGCAACTCGACCTGCCTGATCTGCCCGTCGCGGTGCGGCATCCGCGGGCGCGTGGTGGACGGGCGTCTGGTGCGCATCGACGGCAACCCGCTGCATCCCTTGAGCCGCGGAGGCCTCTGCCCGCGCGGGCCCGCGGCCGTCCAGACGCTCTATCATCCCGAGCGCCTCCGGACGCCGCTGGTGCGGGTGGGCGCGCCCGGGGCCGGGTCGTGGCGTGCCGTCTCGTACGACGGGGCACTGAGCCTTCTGGCTCGCCAGCTCGGGCAGCTGCGCTCGGCCGGCCGGCCGGAGACGCTCGCGGTGCTGGCCGGCTACTGCGCCGGATCGATGGACGAGGCCTGGCGCCAGTTCCTGCGCGCCTACGGCTCGCCCAACTACGTTGCCGACGCGTACGGTGACGGCACCGAGGCCATCATGGCGGCGATGCACGGCATCGCGCGCCGCCCGGGCTACGATCTCGAGCGCGCCAACCTGGTGCTGTCCTTCGGCGCTCCGTTGTTCGAGGCGTGGTGGTCGCCCCTTCAGGCGTACGTCGCCTACGGCCGGCCAGCCGACAGCCGGCGGCGGCATTCGCGGTTCATCCAGGTCGATACCCGGTTCTCGCGCACCGCAGCGCACGCCCACGAGTGGGTCGGCGTGCGGCCGCGCACCCATGCCGTCCTGGCGCTCGGCATCGCGTACGTGCTCATCAAGGAAGACCGGATAGAGGCGGAGTTCGTGGCGCGGCACGTGTCAGGCTTCGAGGACTGGACCGACGCCCAAGGCACGGCGCACGAGGGGTATCGCTCCATCGTGCTGCGGAACTACCGGACCGAGGAAGTGTCGGAGGCGACCGGCGTTCCCGTCGAGCGCATCGTAGGGCTCGCGAAGGCGTTTGCCGACACCACGCCCGCGCTCGCGGTCTGCGGCCCCGACGTGACACACGCTCCCGACGGCCTCGCCGCGGGACTCGCCATCCACAGCCTCAACGTCCTCATGGGGAACGTGAACCGTCCGGGCGGGGTGCTCTTCGCCGACGATCCGCCGCTCGCGTCCTTTCCCGCGGTAGTGATGGACGACGTTGCGCGGCGCGGCCTAGCGACGATCCCGGTCGCCGCGTCCGCGCCGTTCGGTGCCCCGTCGGCGCGCCGCCTCGCCGAGGGCATCGCTTCCGCGTCGGCGCCGCCCATCGAAGCGCTCGTCCTCTACTACGCCAACCCGCTGGCGTCGGCCACGGACCGCGACGCCTGGGCGGACGCGCTCGGGCGCGTCCCCTTCGTGGTGAGCTTCTCGCCTTTCCTCGACCAGAGCGCCCGCCATGCGAACCTCGTGATCCCGGACCTCCTCCCCCACGAGCGATGGCAGGACGGTCCGACGCCGTTTTCCTACCCGTACCCGACCTGGGGCGTGGCGCGGCCCCTGGTCACGCCGGGGGCCGGCGGCCGCAGCGCCGGCGACCTGATGCTCGCGCTGGCCGCCCGGCTGGGCGGGGGCGTCGCGGCAAGCCTGCCCTGGGCGAGCTTCGAGGACCTCCTCAAGGCGCGGGCGCGCGGCCTGTACGACGCGCACCGCGGCATGCCGCTCGGCGACGACTTCGAGACCGCGCAGCAGCGCCAGATGGAGGAGCGCGGCTGGTGGCTCGCCTCGGCGCCGGACTTCGAGAGCTTCTGGACCGCCGTGGAGGAGCGCGGGGGATGGACGGACCCGTTCTTCGATGACACCGATCCGGCGCGGCTCTCCCGCACCGCGAGCGGCCGCATCGAGCTGATGCCCGAGCAGCTGCGCCGCCAGGCGGACCTGGCGGGCCGGCCGCCGCGCCTTTACCTCTTTGCCGCCCCGGACCAACCCACGCCCGCTTTCCCGCTCCGCCTGAGCCCGTACCGGCTCTCCACGCTCGCGTCCGGCACTCTGGAACTCGCGCCCTGGCTGGCCGAGCGGCCCACGATCTTCCCCGATGTCCACTGGATCCCGTGGGTCGAGGTGCATCCGGTCACGGCGCGCGAGCTGGGGCTCGACGATGGCACGATGGCCTGGGTCGTCTCGCTGCGCGGCCGCTACCGGGCGCAGGTCAAGCACTTCGCGGGGACCGCGCGCGACGGGCTCGGCGCGCCCTACGGCCTGTCGCACCCGAGCGGCGAGCCGGCCAACCCGCTGCAGCTCCTCGACGGGGCGGCCGATCCGCTGACCGATCTGCCTTCCTGGTGCACCACGTTCGTGCGCCTCGAGCGGGCCTGA
- a CDS encoding cytochrome c3 family protein, translating into MWLARLAGGVTRMRVRLRIAVVAMLLLVVALGAAVAAGSGGVDQPIAFNHRKHTQDLQLGCEFCHPYVQTGAHSGLPGLDTCALCHQATQGTSPEAARLTAYVEQQRPLAFAKLFRLPPHVFYTHRRHVGIAKLSCDNCHGDIALSTRPPRRPLVRIRMGFCLDCHRRMGQTLDCAACHR; encoded by the coding sequence ATGTGGTTGGCTCGGCTCGCCGGAGGCGTGACCAGGATGCGGGTGCGGCTGCGGATCGCGGTTGTCGCGATGCTGCTCCTCGTCGTCGCTCTCGGAGCAGCCGTCGCCGCCGGATCGGGCGGCGTCGATCAACCCATCGCCTTCAACCACCGCAAGCACACGCAGGACCTCCAGCTCGGCTGCGAGTTCTGTCATCCGTACGTGCAGACCGGCGCGCACTCCGGGCTGCCGGGTCTCGATACCTGCGCCCTCTGCCACCAGGCGACGCAGGGCACGAGCCCCGAGGCGGCCCGGTTGACGGCGTACGTCGAACAGCAGCGCCCACTGGCTTTCGCAAAGCTCTTCCGGCTCCCGCCGCACGTCTTCTACACTCACCGCCGGCACGTCGGAATCGCGAAGCTGAGCTGCGACAACTGCCACGGCGACATCGCGCTCTCCACCCGCCCGCCGCGGCGGCCGCTGGTCCGGATCCGGATGGGGTTCTGCCTGGACTGCCACCGCCGCATGGGGCAGACCCTCGATTGCGCCGCGTGCCATCGCTAG
- a CDS encoding c-type cytochrome, which translates to MRAAVVLVLILLARLPAGVAQTAPSPGGAGDPSAGRRLFHDRGCVRCHSIWGNGGTLGPDFATVGAGRSMQQLAGLFWNHTPRMMETVRRSGFEWSRLTEQELVDVISYIYYVKLFDEPGDPGLGERWFRDKRCVDCHRVGGAGGRVGPPLDRYARYVAPIVLAEGMWNHGPAMQATQHSRGVPTPTFVGREMADIQAYIRRASSEAPRRAVFLQPPHPERGRQLFGSKGCVRCHGGSGRGTADGPDLRAATLRMRVSEIAGVLWNHSFQMSERMRERGFAFPRFSGTEMADVIAFLYYLRFDETRGDSAAGERVFRSKGCAGCHRPDTGAVLGPDLSQSEAATAPMRLAAAMWNHAPAMYAVMRTRTLEWPRFEGDEMRDLSVFLRGLARSTPPARRASLPR; encoded by the coding sequence ATGAGAGCCGCCGTGGTGCTCGTGCTGATCCTCTTGGCACGGCTGCCGGCGGGCGTAGCACAGACGGCCCCTTCGCCCGGAGGCGCCGGCGACCCGAGCGCCGGGCGCCGCCTCTTCCACGACCGCGGCTGCGTCCGCTGCCATTCCATCTGGGGCAACGGCGGGACGTTGGGCCCCGACTTCGCCACCGTGGGCGCGGGCCGCAGCATGCAGCAGTTGGCGGGGCTGTTCTGGAACCATACGCCGCGCATGATGGAGACGGTGCGGCGCAGCGGCTTCGAGTGGTCGCGGCTCACCGAGCAGGAACTGGTCGACGTCATCAGTTACATCTACTACGTGAAGCTGTTCGACGAGCCCGGCGACCCCGGGCTCGGCGAGCGCTGGTTCCGCGACAAGCGGTGCGTCGACTGCCACCGGGTGGGCGGTGCGGGCGGCCGCGTCGGACCGCCGCTGGACCGCTACGCGCGCTATGTGGCGCCGATCGTGCTCGCCGAAGGGATGTGGAACCACGGCCCTGCCATGCAGGCGACCCAGCACTCGCGGGGTGTGCCGACCCCGACGTTCGTGGGTCGGGAGATGGCCGACATCCAGGCCTACATTCGCCGAGCTTCCAGCGAAGCGCCACGCAGAGCCGTTTTCCTACAGCCCCCCCACCCGGAACGCGGCAGGCAACTGTTCGGCAGCAAAGGTTGTGTTCGCTGCCACGGCGGGTCGGGTCGCGGCACGGCCGATGGTCCCGACCTGCGGGCGGCGACCCTCCGGATGCGCGTCTCCGAGATCGCGGGCGTGCTCTGGAACCACTCGTTCCAGATGTCGGAGCGGATGCGGGAACGAGGATTCGCATTCCCGCGCTTCAGCGGAACCGAGATGGCGGACGTGATCGCCTTTCTTTACTATCTCCGTTTCGACGAGACGCGCGGCGACAGCGCGGCGGGGGAGAGAGTCTTCCGGTCGAAGGGGTGCGCCGGCTGCCACCGGCCGGATACGGGCGCCGTGCTCGGCCCGGATCTCTCGCAGTCCGAAGCCGCGACGGCACCGATGCGCCTGGCGGCTGCGATGTGGAATCATGCTCCGGCCATGTACGCGGTGATGCGCACTCGCACGTTGGAGTGGCCTCGCTTCGAGGGAGACGAGATGCGAGACCTGTCGGTCTTCCTGCGCGGCCTTGCCCGCTCCACCCCGCCGGCTCGACGCGCCAGCCTTCCTCGCTGA
- a CDS encoding 4Fe-4S dicluster domain-containing protein produces the protein MPRWGMVIDLDLCTGCAACEVACKSENNVATVSPEQAAMGRTISWMKVMTKIDGDFPDNRLHFVPRPCMHCDNPPCVKVCPVAATYIGEEGIVGQIYPRCIGCRYCANACPYTVKYFNWYAPSWPESERAHLNPDVSVRPKGVIEKCTFCHHRLQKAREDARAEGRELRESDYQPACAEVCPTQAIVFGDLDNARHRVFELRHDSRATRLMEDLGTEPKVYYLTPRT, from the coding sequence ATGCCGCGCTGGGGCATGGTGATCGACCTGGACCTCTGCACCGGCTGCGCGGCCTGCGAGGTGGCGTGCAAGAGCGAGAACAACGTCGCCACGGTGTCCCCGGAGCAGGCGGCCATGGGGCGCACGATCAGCTGGATGAAGGTGATGACGAAGATCGACGGGGACTTCCCGGACAACAGGCTGCACTTCGTGCCGCGCCCCTGCATGCACTGCGACAACCCACCGTGCGTCAAGGTGTGCCCCGTCGCGGCGACCTACATCGGCGAGGAGGGCATCGTGGGGCAGATCTACCCCCGGTGCATCGGTTGCCGGTACTGCGCCAACGCGTGCCCGTACACCGTGAAGTACTTCAACTGGTATGCACCGTCCTGGCCCGAGTCGGAGCGCGCGCACCTCAATCCCGACGTCTCAGTGCGGCCCAAGGGGGTGATCGAGAAGTGCACCTTCTGCCACCACCGCCTGCAGAAGGCCCGCGAGGACGCGCGGGCGGAGGGACGGGAGCTGCGCGAGTCCGACTACCAGCCGGCCTGCGCCGAGGTCTGCCCGACGCAGGCGATCGTGTTCGGCGACCTCGACAACGCGCGGCACCGCGTCTTCGAGCTGCGGCACGATTCGCGGGCCACGCGGCTGATGGAAGACCTCGGCACCGAGCCGAAGGTCTACTACCTCACGCCGAGGACCTAA
- the nrfD gene encoding NrfD/PsrC family molybdoenzyme membrane anchor subunit, which produces MTAAALARFRALPDDARTLLAPLVETTWRFYAWAGVLGGIAVWGIAAYYLQFRYGLGRTGLNQPEYWGIYIINFVFFIGISHAGTLISAILRISKAEWRRSITRSAEFITVLVLGFGAIQPIVDLGRPDRLLNVFWHAQLRSPLLWDVISIGLYFTASTIYLYLPMLPDLAIIRDAGIKAPRFYGFLAAGYHDTAAQRARLERVIGVLAIMVIPIAISVHTVIGWIFAMTLRPMWHSTIFGPYFVMGAIYSGIAALLIAMVVLRRVYGLQEYFRPVHFDYMGRLLLLFSLLWFYFTFAEYLTAFYGGEPSEMRAFWAKVRGPFAVPFWTMVVCCFVIPLGLMWRKVTRTPRGTLIASVAVVIGMWLERFNIVVPTSVNPRFEFESAGHYFPSWVELSIMAGTLSGFILLYMVATKFFPIISIWEMREGRETVQDVAERVAGYLPPEPVGEATA; this is translated from the coding sequence GTGACCGCCGCCGCCCTGGCCAGGTTCCGCGCGCTTCCCGACGACGCCCGCACGCTGCTGGCGCCCCTGGTCGAGACCACGTGGCGGTTCTACGCGTGGGCTGGGGTCCTCGGCGGTATCGCCGTGTGGGGGATCGCGGCCTACTACCTCCAGTTCCGGTACGGCCTGGGGCGCACCGGGCTCAACCAGCCGGAGTACTGGGGGATCTACATCATCAACTTCGTGTTCTTCATCGGCATCAGTCATGCCGGCACCCTCATCTCCGCGATCCTGCGCATCAGCAAGGCGGAGTGGCGCCGCTCCATCACGCGGTCCGCCGAGTTCATCACGGTGCTGGTGCTCGGCTTCGGCGCGATCCAGCCGATCGTGGACCTCGGCCGTCCCGACCGGCTTCTCAACGTGTTCTGGCACGCGCAGCTCCGGTCGCCGCTGCTGTGGGACGTGATCAGCATCGGGCTCTACTTCACCGCGAGCACGATCTACCTCTATCTCCCGATGCTCCCGGACCTGGCCATCATCCGGGACGCCGGCATCAAGGCGCCGCGGTTCTACGGCTTCCTGGCCGCGGGCTACCACGACACCGCGGCGCAGCGGGCACGGCTCGAGCGGGTAATCGGCGTGCTGGCCATCATGGTGATACCCATCGCCATCTCGGTGCACACGGTGATCGGCTGGATTTTCGCGATGACGCTGCGGCCCATGTGGCACTCGACGATCTTCGGCCCGTATTTCGTCATGGGCGCCATCTACTCGGGCATCGCCGCGCTGCTGATCGCCATGGTCGTGCTCCGCCGGGTGTACGGCCTGCAAGAGTATTTCCGCCCCGTGCACTTCGACTACATGGGCCGGCTGCTGCTGCTGTTCAGCCTGCTCTGGTTCTATTTCACCTTCGCCGAATACCTCACCGCGTTCTACGGCGGCGAGCCCTCCGAGATGCGCGCCTTCTGGGCGAAGGTGCGGGGGCCGTTCGCCGTGCCGTTCTGGACGATGGTGGTGTGCTGCTTCGTCATCCCGCTGGGGCTGATGTGGCGCAAGGTCACCCGGACGCCGCGCGGAACCTTGATCGCGAGTGTCGCGGTGGTGATCGGCATGTGGCTGGAGCGGTTCAACATCGTGGTCCCCACATCGGTCAACCCGCGCTTCGAGTTCGAGTCGGCCGGGCACTACTTCCCGTCGTGGGTCGAGCTGTCCATCATGGCCGGCACCCTCTCCGGCTTCATACTGCTCTACATGGTCGCGACCAAGTTCTTTCCCATCATCTCGATCTGGGAAATGCGCGAGGGACGCGAGACGGTGCAGGACGTCGCGGAGCGGGTGGCCGGCTACCTGCCGCCGGAGCCGGTGGGGGAGGCGACCGCATGA
- a CDS encoding cytochrome c maturation protein CcmE, with protein MKARTKFLIGGGMILATVGYLMASGIKETGVYYLTPSELAAKIETDRSFYDVGMKMGARVVKGSIQRDVASQTINFRVTDGVHSYPVIYRGLAPDTFTDEVDVVVEGRLQSDGTFRATTLLAKCGSRYEAVPGQSGTRA; from the coding sequence ATGAAGGCACGGACCAAGTTCCTCATCGGCGGCGGGATGATCCTCGCCACTGTCGGCTATCTCATGGCGTCAGGCATCAAGGAGACGGGGGTCTACTACCTCACGCCGTCCGAGCTGGCCGCCAAGATCGAGACCGACCGTTCCTTCTATGATGTCGGCATGAAGATGGGCGCGCGGGTCGTGAAGGGCTCGATCCAGCGCGATGTCGCCTCGCAGACCATCAACTTCCGAGTGACGGACGGCGTGCACAGCTACCCGGTCATCTACCGGGGGCTCGCTCCCGACACCTTCACGGACGAGGTGGACGTGGTCGTCGAGGGTAGGCTCCAGTCCGACGGCACCTTCCGCGCGACGACGCTGCTTGCCAAGTGTGGCTCGCGCTACGAGGCCGTGCCGGGGCAAAGCGGCACCCGGGCGTGA
- the ccsA gene encoding cytochrome c biogenesis protein CcsA, translating into MTDLGNIALWIALLIGCWGSAVAFAGGRTGRADLAASGERAVYVMWGLLFVASVGLMRALLMHDFNIEYVAAYTSRNLPVYYTWSAFYAGQKGSLLFWAIVVATFGSAAMLGNRGKYRELMPYVAGVVLVTVTFFVAVMLFASNPFERLGFTPPDGRGLNPQLQNPGMTIHPPMLYLGYTSITIPFAFAMAALLSGRLDTGWLHAIRRWTLLSWLFLSCGVVLGMWWAYVELGWGGYWAWDPVENASFLPWLTMTAFLHSVMIQEKRGMLKRWNIGLVVGSFLLSIFGTFITRSGVISSVHSFTQSNVGYFFLGFLIFAAVAGFSLL; encoded by the coding sequence GTGACCGATCTCGGCAACATCGCTCTCTGGATCGCGCTCCTCATCGGTTGTTGGGGGAGCGCGGTCGCTTTCGCCGGGGGACGGACCGGTCGCGCGGATCTGGCGGCGTCCGGCGAGCGCGCGGTGTACGTGATGTGGGGCCTGCTCTTCGTGGCGTCCGTGGGGCTGATGCGGGCGCTGCTGATGCACGACTTCAACATCGAGTACGTCGCGGCGTACACCAGCCGCAACCTTCCCGTCTACTACACCTGGTCGGCTTTCTACGCGGGCCAGAAGGGCTCGCTCCTCTTCTGGGCGATCGTCGTCGCGACCTTCGGCTCCGCCGCCATGCTCGGCAACCGTGGCAAGTACCGCGAGCTGATGCCGTACGTCGCGGGCGTGGTGCTCGTCACCGTGACGTTCTTCGTGGCGGTGATGCTGTTCGCGTCGAACCCGTTCGAGCGGCTCGGCTTCACGCCGCCCGATGGCCGCGGGCTCAACCCGCAGCTCCAGAACCCGGGGATGACGATCCACCCGCCGATGCTCTACCTCGGCTACACCAGCATCACCATCCCGTTCGCCTTCGCCATGGCCGCGCTGCTCTCGGGGCGGCTCGACACCGGCTGGTTGCACGCCATCCGCCGCTGGACGCTGCTGTCGTGGCTCTTCCTCTCCTGCGGCGTCGTCCTCGGGATGTGGTGGGCCTACGTCGAGCTGGGCTGGGGAGGATACTGGGCCTGGGACCCGGTGGAGAACGCGTCGTTCCTGCCGTGGCTCACCATGACCGCGTTCCTCCACTCGGTGATGATCCAGGAGAAGCGCGGGATGCTGAAGCGGTGGAACATCGGCCTCGTCGTGGGCTCGTTCCTCCTCTCCATCTTCGGCACCTTCATCACGCGCAGCGGCGTCATCTCCAGCGTGCACAGCTTCACCCAGTCCAACGTGGGCTACTTCTTCCTCGGCTTCCTCATCTTCGCGGCGGTGGCGGGCTTCAGCCTGCT
- a CDS encoding ATP-binding protein: protein MQAAWTSWRALWRENPLRSALGKRLLAWLLLLSLLPLILSNAVGYVVSGRIIGGLAERDLRALTTVQAHHVRDVLERLSLGLELAAGADRLLVASAAALRDSSASPVVLSGASGLAAEELDRLREQLTTFSSLALVRPSGRVVASSPRFASGVLWRDPVLVSRAASQERAFAVGRGVERREPSLVFAVALPAPDPAPPAVVIGVIAFADIGSALQIPARLAGVVEGFVVDEAGRPVFASDPRGPIDYERPLPQYRSLAGGVTRYRDGDGDEVVGSRDRVPGYPLQFVSQVPVRAALGELRWLRQLSVVVEVTFVLVLVAAAWVVSGGIVRPVYQLVAAAERIGRGDLGVAVTVTQRDELGQLAERFNDMAAQLRESAMRIRDLHAEQMRRAEQLATVGELAAGIAHELKTPLLGLSSGTQLLNRHLDPGDREGRHLTGEMLQRIQRMETAIQDLLNYARPSPARLSRLDLNAIVERALRLVEPRAEHSGVLIHRDLASGLPHLQVDPEQIGQVLVNLVLNGIEAMVAGGHLEVETRRTGAAIQVVVNDSGPGISPAERERVFRPFYTTKHTGTGLGLAIVRQIVERHGGGVSVGEAPGGGAQFVVSLPTDVGGNAAGGAA, encoded by the coding sequence ATGCAGGCTGCTTGGACAAGCTGGCGCGCGCTGTGGCGCGAAAACCCCCTGCGCAGTGCGCTAGGGAAACGGCTCCTCGCGTGGCTGCTCCTCCTCTCGCTCCTGCCCCTCATTCTCTCCAACGCCGTCGGCTACGTGGTGAGTGGCCGGATCATAGGGGGACTTGCCGAGCGCGATCTCCGAGCCCTCACCACAGTGCAGGCGCACCATGTGCGCGACGTGCTGGAGCGGCTTTCGCTGGGACTCGAGTTGGCCGCCGGTGCCGACCGGCTGCTGGTCGCCAGCGCGGCGGCGCTGCGCGACTCGTCGGCGAGCCCGGTCGTTCTGAGCGGCGCGAGCGGACTTGCGGCGGAGGAATTGGACCGCCTGCGGGAGCAGCTCACGACCTTCAGCTCGCTCGCGCTGGTTCGACCCTCGGGCCGCGTCGTCGCTTCGTCGCCGCGGTTCGCGTCGGGGGTGCTGTGGCGCGATCCGGTGCTGGTGTCGCGCGCCGCCTCGCAGGAGCGGGCGTTCGCCGTAGGGCGGGGAGTCGAGCGACGGGAACCGTCGCTGGTCTTCGCCGTCGCCCTCCCCGCGCCGGACCCGGCGCCGCCCGCGGTGGTCATCGGGGTGATCGCCTTCGCCGACATCGGGTCGGCGCTGCAGATACCCGCCCGCCTGGCGGGCGTGGTCGAGGGTTTCGTGGTGGACGAGGCCGGACGGCCGGTCTTCGCGTCCGACCCGCGCGGGCCGATCGACTACGAACGTCCGCTCCCACAGTATCGCTCGCTCGCCGGAGGCGTGACGCGCTACCGTGACGGGGACGGGGACGAGGTGGTGGGCAGCCGCGACCGAGTTCCCGGGTATCCGCTGCAGTTCGTCAGTCAGGTGCCCGTCCGCGCGGCGCTGGGTGAACTGCGCTGGCTGCGTCAGCTCTCGGTGGTCGTCGAGGTGACGTTCGTGCTGGTTCTCGTCGCGGCGGCGTGGGTGGTCTCGGGCGGCATCGTGCGCCCGGTGTACCAACTCGTGGCGGCCGCCGAGCGCATCGGCCGGGGCGACCTCGGGGTGGCGGTGACCGTGACCCAAAGAGACGAGCTGGGCCAACTCGCGGAGCGCTTCAACGACATGGCGGCCCAGCTTCGGGAGTCGGCCATGCGGATTCGCGACCTGCACGCGGAACAGATGCGGCGCGCCGAGCAGTTGGCGACGGTGGGGGAGTTGGCGGCAGGCATCGCCCACGAGCTCAAGACGCCGCTGCTTGGCCTGAGCAGTGGGACGCAGCTCTTGAACCGGCACCTCGATCCCGGGGACCGCGAGGGCCGACACCTCACCGGAGAGATGCTTCAGCGTATCCAGCGGATGGAGACGGCCATCCAGGACCTGCTGAACTATGCGCGGCCTTCGCCGGCGCGCCTGTCCCGGCTGGACCTGAACGCCATCGTCGAGCGCGCGCTTCGGTTGGTGGAGCCGCGGGCGGAGCACTCGGGGGTCCTGATCCACCGGGACCTCGCCAGCGGTCTGCCGCACCTCCAGGTTGATCCGGAACAGATCGGGCAGGTGCTGGTCAATCTGGTGCTGAACGGCATAGAGGCGATGGTCGCCGGCGGCCACCTCGAGGTAGAGACGCGACGGACCGGCGCCGCGATCCAGGTCGTGGTGAACGACTCGGGCCCGGGGATCAGCCCGGCGGAGCGCGAGCGCGTGTTCCGGCCGTTCTACACTACCAAGCACACTGGCACGGGGCTCGGGCTCGCCATCGTCCGGCAGATTGTCGAGCGTCACGGCGGCGGCGTGTCGGTCGGCGAAGCGCCCGGGGGCGGGGCACAGTTCGTGGTGTCGCTGCCGACTGACGTGGGAGGCAATGCAGCCGGAGGTGCCGCATGA